The following are encoded in a window of Panthera leo isolate Ple1 chromosome B2, P.leo_Ple1_pat1.1, whole genome shotgun sequence genomic DNA:
- the SMIM8 gene encoding small integral membrane protein 8 yields MSSAPEPPGFKKEPPKEKDFKNPGLRGVRTTTLFRAVNPELFIKPNKPVMAFGLITLSLCVAYIGYLHASQENTKDLYEAIDSEGHSYMRRKTSKWD; encoded by the exons ATGTCTTCAGCACCAGAGCCTCCCGGCTTTAAAAAGGAACCACCCAAAGAGAAAGACTTTAAAAACCCAGGGCTCAGAGGAGTCCGCACGACAACCTTATTTCGGGCTGTGAATCCAGAGCTGTTCATTAAACCC AACAAACCTGTAATGGCTTTTGGACTGATAACCCTTTCCCTTTGCGTGGCTTATATTGGTTATCTACATGCATCCCAAGAGAATACAAAGGATCTCTACGAAGCTATTGATAGTGAGGGACACAGTTATATGAGGAGGAAAACATCTAAATGGGATTAA